The following DNA comes from Naumovozyma castellii chromosome 4, complete genome.
GGGAGAGTTAATAATCCGTTCTTCCAAAGTGGGTACAATTATAGAAGTTTGAGGACAGCGATAAGGATAATTGTAAATACGGAAGGTGTCAAAGCATTATTTTTCGGTTATAAGGCAACTCTAGCAAGAGATTTACCTTTTAGTGCATTACAATTTGGGTTTTACGAGAAATTTAGACAGACCGCCTTTAAACTAGAGAAGAAAGACATAACTAAGCATAACTTATCCATTCCGAATGAAATATTCACTGGTGCCATCGCAGGTGGTCTTGCAGGGATCATCACCACTCCAATGGATGTCATTAAGACCAGATTACAAACCCAGCAAGCAGATATCAACCCAAATTCGGCAACAACGGTGGGTGCCATCTCTGCAAAGACGAACAAGAAATCAAGACCTATAGTGTTATCGAATTCCATTTTCAGAAGTTTAAAGCTAGTATACCAATCTGAAGGTGTAATTGGGTTTTTCAGTGGGGTAGGGCCAAGGTTTGTTTGGACAAGTGTCCAAAGCAGCATAATGTTACTTCTCTATCAGATGACTTTGAGGCTCCTTAATTCCTCACCAACCACTTCAAGCTCGTTGCTCTGATGCATCCGCCAACGAATCGCCATTTCGCCTCGTTGTCCTCTCATCCATAAACAATATTTCACGTATGTAGGTTCATCctgtaaataaatacatAATACATATCCATAAGAGCGCTGCACACATGATCTGATTGCTAAATAACTTGTAACTCTCGTTGTTGTCGTATATTCCTTTCTTCACATTCAACAAATTACTGGCGCGTCTTCCGACATCGCCGTTTCTCATCCAATTGTTCCTTAAATCTGTCAAGAGCTGAAGAGACCTATGGAGTTTTAAGGACCACTGTCTCAGTTTCCTAGACATTACCAACAGATCTTCATACTCTACATCTGCTCATACCTTCTCAAATAAACATTCAAAAGAACTCAGAAAGATGCAGTATGTTGGTAGAGCGCTCGGCTCCGTCTCTAAGACCTGGTCCTCGATTAATCCAGCAACCTTATCAGGCGCAATAGACGTTATAGTCGTGGAACAGCCAGATGGGACTCTCTCATGTTCTCCATTCCACGTCAGGTTTGGGAAGtttcaaatcttgaaacCATCACAGAAGAAAGTCGAAGTGCTTGTAAACGGGAAATCTACAAATATCCCTATGAAACTAAGTGATTCTGGTGAAGCATATTTTGTCTTTGAGACTTCCACCGATGTCAAGGATATTCCTGATGATTTATTAGCTTCCCCCGTGATGAGTGCCACAAATAGCCCACCTCAATCTCCTGAGCCTTCCAAATTGGAGTTGAACAGTCCCGAAGGACAATCTGACCAAGAACATGATAGATCGTCTGATTCAAGTAATCaaggaaataataataaaccaTTAGAAGAACCAGATTTTTTGGATATTGGTGCCTCACCAAACTCAAAGAACAAGaccaaaatatttcaacagAACCTTAACAAGAGATTAACACAGATTCATATTCCAAGCAAGTTAGAAAATAACGGTGATCTCCTTCTTGATATGGAGGGGTATAAGCCAAACACAGATATGATGCATGATACAGATATgcaattgaaacaattgcttaaagatgaattagGCTCGGAATCTGATATCTCCAATTTCATTAGAGAAGATAGCAATGGTAATGTAAGAATAGTCAACCCTTATGAAAATTGTCATTTAACTTCCACATCACCAATAGGTTCAGCACCTGGGTCTCCTCTAATAAGTGCCAGTGAACCCACTCTAACTATGAATAGTCCGTCCACTAACGATTCCGCAGAATCGGTGGAATCAGAAGAATTGAGTTCTGATACAATGACAAACGAGAAATCCTACAAGGAAAGCTTggaagataaagaagataagGAAGATAAGGAAGAGCGTAGAAATTCGTCAAAGCATTTCATTAAAACCATTAGATTAACAAGTGATCAACTTCGATGTCTAGATTTGATATATGGAGAAAACGATTTAACGTTTTCCATTGATCATGGGAAGGCCACTATGGCTGCCAAGTTATTTGTATGGAGATGGGACGTACCCATTGTAATAAGTGATATAGATGGGACTATTACCAAATCGGATGCATTGGGTCATGTTTTAGCGATGATTGGGAAAGATTGGACTCATATTGGAGTAGCTAAATTATTTACTGAGATTGCAAGAAATGGTTACAACATTTTATATCTGACAGCAAGAGGTGCAGGACAGGCAGATTCCACAAGGGGATATTTACGATCTATTTATCAAGGTGGAAACAGATTGCCTGTTGGTCCTGTTATCTTATCGCCGGATAGGACAATGGCAGCATTAAGGAGAGAAAttatattgaagaaacctgaaatatttaagaTTGCCTGTTTAAACGACATTAGATCGTTATATTTCGAGAAGTTTGAGAAACAACAAGAATTAGAAAGGGAGCAACAACATAAGGAAGAGGTAGAAACTAAGGGTGAAGGTAATATTAGTATCAATagtaaagaagaagacaaGGCAAATGAGGCAAATGATATAAGGGACACTAAGGACCCCGTTATACCAAATCAAATGGCGGATGAGAAACCAACACCTTTCTTTGCAGGATTTGGAAATAGAATAACAGACGCATTGTCCTATAGAACTGTAGGTATTCCAAGTTCGAGGATATTCACAATCAATCCTGACGGAGATGTCCATatggaattattagaacTAGCAGGTTATAGAAGTTCTTACATTCATATCAATGAATTAGTGGATCATTTCTTCCCACCTGTAAATTTGaacgatgatgatattagaAGCGTTAACTCAATGACACCTGGTTCACCAATTAATAAAAGTTTGGATAACATTGAGAATACAGGTGGAATCGATAACAAATCGTTCTTCAGAACAAACCAGGAGGAAAAATTTACAGACGTTAATTTTTGGAGGGAACCCATACTGGATCTCGATGAATTGTCTGATATTAGCAATGACTCTAGTAGCATagatgaaaaggaaaagaatgaaacCAGCAAAAATACACGTTTAGATGTTACCCGAAAGAACGCATCTAGGAGAGGAACTAACCACACTGAACGTTCAGATACTTCAATCATTAACAACGATCCTCATTCTAAATATGAGGATGAAACATTTTCAACCCCAAAGAGGCATGAAAAAAAACGAAAGAAGATATAGGCAAACAGATATATCTTGAATTAGGCTCACCTTTGACCTCACCAAAATTAAATGCTATAGACACGACACTTGTTGACAACAAACTAAAGAATCTTACGATTTCAAGACCTGCCCATGTGATTTCAGGTGTCTCCAAGATTAACGTACTCGATGATACCCATTCCATAAATGAGAAAGATGATGTTGAGGAAAACTCTCCAACGATTACTATGACTGCTCACCATAACAGGCAAGACGAGGAAGATGGAGGTGACAATTTTGATGAGTTTGAcgatgaatttgatgaagatgaatttgttgaatgAAAAAACATGTAAATTTCTCTACGGGTGTTCCCTATGAACATCTAACTTGTCGTATCTACATATTTCCACATAAACGTATTAACATTTACTAGATAATTGGGTGAGTTGTGGGTCCCCCAATGCGCACATATATTTCCATTATATCCACCCCCCTGGATCACTAGGCAAAGCTGCGAAGGGTTACAGAGGTGGTAACGGTATTTTGCCCCAATATCCCCAAATAAACCAACTTTAACCAGGTTTTTCCGCCATCGCTGTTTCGAAGAAAAAATCCGGGTACAGCTTTTTCTTAGGGCACCTAGTCGTGCATTACCTCGCATCAGTGTCCTAGAGGCATATACTGGATAGGAACCCCATTTCCATAAGGTTGTAGGGATCCGTCATAGTTATTCCAGACCTTCCAGATGCTTGCTGATTAATTGTTATCGGTTTCTACGTTGTGCCTTCCTCTCTGGGATTAACCACGGAAAAATTCTTTCCCTACGTCATTTTACTACGATTTGATGAAACAGGTTTTGTGCCCTGATTCCATAGAATGGCCTGGAGGAACCTTTTTTCTTATAAGATTGTAGAGAACAAAGAACAGGGAGATttgttttttcttgatCATATTGTCATTATGTCGGAAGCACGGAATTCGGTAACGAAAAGGTTAAAACTTCTACAGTTTTGTACGGCATTTAGCAGTAATATATATCTTTTTAGTATAATATTACCGAGTTTAAGTTCAAGtcttttttgaagatacGGAATTaacaacaaattaaatcatctaATCCTATACGGTTTTAGGAAGCAGTTCATAAGGCTTGTAATGCTTCCCGGTGGAATACGAGACAAAATACCGCGCAAACATGGaacaaatgatgataacGGTAAGCAAAATGAACAAACCACTGATGATGACCCTCAAGTAATTACAGATTGTTACGTTTTTGTTTCCGATGCCTTTGCAACGAGCCCTCGTCAACTAATGTACGCCCATATTTATAATTACTTCATTGTTAACAAATGTTATGATGCTGCAAGAGCTCTTATAATGGAAGTCAGTCTCCCATTTGGCTTGGCCATTGGTGGTGACTTTAAACGAGTTCAAGCATTCCATGGGGACCCATTGTTAATAATGGAAGCTAATTGGGATAGATTAATTCCATCAAAAATGTTGATAGATTCTaaagaaacatttcttGGGGAATGGTGGGAAATGATGAAACCATTAGATAAGAGTGTGGAACAGTACCAGCAAGAGGTGCACTTATACCAAGCAAAAGCTCAACAGATTCCTCACACTATTCCTACACCTCCAACGAGGCCACCACATATTGTTGAGCATAATAGTAATTTGCAACAACCATCTCATACAAATGCTCATAATGTTCAATATCTGCGAATGGTTCCACAATTCCCATATCAAGTAATGCATCAGCTACCTACCCCCTTAGTAAGAGACGGTAATCGTATTGGCAATATGAAGATGAATCCAAATATGATGCCACCAAACTTTTTCGCTGGAGTTAAACATCCAACAGCTGCTAATGCTCATAATACAAGTAGTCATTCCCCGAATAATGATAACACTGCAAATTGGAATCCTGCTGGACCTACTCAGATGCCTGGATATAACCCAGGACACTACGTCCCATATTTTAACAATGTGTATCATCCTCCACAACACAATATGCCCTATCCAATACACTACCCGGGACCCCAAAATAATGCTAAATGGATCAGCACTCCACCTGTATACCATTATCCTTACGCTGTTGGTCCTCCTCCTGTTTCCAGGTCGCCAGTTCATCTTGGGGCAAGAAGTACCGACACCTCCCAACAACCAGTTAACCGCCAGTCCTCCAACGAGGATGTCAATACATCAAATATGCCAGATCAATCAGCTCTTACAAATAGCTTGCCTTACCTGAAGGGTGATGTAACATTGAACAAaccaaataatccaaaAATGGATGGTAATACACCAAACATTCCAAATGAATCTGCTCCTAATATTTCACCATACTTGAAGAGTGGTATCGGTGTGAACAAGTCAGTTGAATTACACAGCCAACCTTCGTCAAATAATAGGATAAATTATTCCTCACCTATTATAAATTCAAACGAAGGTGGTATTGATAACGATGATGGCCTAGGTGATGTAACTGGTAATTTAACTTCTAGATCACGACCGGAACAAGATGgaataaattttcaaacGATATCACACTCCAAAACCGTTGCTAAGTCGGACTGTACTAATCCTAGTCCTTTGACTTCATCCTTCTTTAATCGATTAGGTGATAGTGCTGTTTCCCAACAAAATGTTTACCAGcaatatatttcattgatAAAGGATgtggaaaataaagatcACAAATCTAGGATTAATGAAACTGAGGAACACGGTAGAATAAGAAGTGATGAGGGCGTTAGAGAGTAAGCCTTTTCAATCAACCCAATATGAGGAACGAATCTTGAACGAACAAGGGATTTAATATCGATGGTCACCCATCTCTAAATGGTGTACCAATACAATCAACCCTTCTCTCAGTTAGATCATAAAGGCTTTTAATCATATCATGTCAATGTTAAATGGAAAGTTTATGAAATGTAGATAGGACCCCATTAAGGCCTATTATGTTTTGGTAAAGGAACTAGGAAAACAATGGTTCATATTGGTAAGcaaaaatataaacaaCAGCACTACATGGATGCCAAACAAATGCACATCCTCTTCATACCAATCAAAAAATGGATGATAGATTATATGTAATACtaattgtaattttaaTTGTAACAGGTATTCTTACTGACATAACGCcagttattttttttctcaaCGACGAAATAAGTTGATAAAGTTTCCGTTCCAGTAACGTTAAGTCCATGATCATACATCTCACGAATTTATTTTGGGTAGTAGGAAAACCTAGCCCTGAAACACTATTGGAGTTGTTGATTCATGAATGTACTGAGTTGAACGTTGATTTAACTAGATCATTCTATATTAATACATACACAATGGTATTCCGTCTCTTTGTGAATTCAACTCATGGAAGGCGAGAGAACCACTCAAACCAAAATCCTTCTTCCCCAATTGCATACACAATAGAGAATTTTTTGGTCTCATACAGCAAGTTGTTGCTAGGccaattgattgaaaatgtCCAATGAATGATGTTGCTCATATTATATAATCTGGGAAGGTGTTTCTTGGTTAAAGTATTTTAATGAACTCAATTGATTCATACGATCCCTACTACATTATTCAAAGTGAATAGTACCTCTTTGACAGTCTTCAAATAagtttaatgaaaaatgagGACTGTCACAAAAGTGTGTTGATGCTTAGTTATGATAAAATCTTGAAGGTAAGAAACTTCCTTTATGGAGAAAAGGTTTTgtttaaaatttccaattaaATAGGTTTCGTGGTCTAGTCGGTTATGGCATCTGCTTAACACGCAGAACGTCCCCAGTTCGATCCTGGGCGAaatcaaatttaattttttagtttaatttttttcgCGATGGTTTGTTTACATAATGATCTCGAAATTTCAGATACAATGGTTGCAGTTCCTGTTGGTTAATAACGGTTCTATAGGAACAATTGAGTACACTTCGACCTAGCATTAATAATCTATTGGCAACTAAAACTAATGGATGCAAAGGGGACCCCGTATCTGGCGGGTTTGCAGATATTTACAGCGGAGAAACGGAGAATACACAGTAGCGAAAGTGATGGTTCATCACAGACAACTCGGTCTGCGAAATATGGCTTTAGTCCCTCCAACACCAGTTCTAGTGACTCATTCCGTGTTTTTAGTCCGCTGAGGAACCTTTCTAATTGGACTACTTCGACCGGATATGGATCGACTCCTAGAGTTGTGGATTCACCTTTATTTCGATCGATATTACCAAAACAGTATGATTTTTGGGATGGTATTGTCAATGagatattccaaaattatCCATCTAAATACGATGCTAAGTTTGTGGAAGAGTTCCAATATCTGATTGTTACCTCAcattttttgaatgatatGAATGGATCCAGATTTTCTTTAACTAATAAGCCATCGCCaatattaagaaaagaCATTAAATCGTATAACGCTGGAAAAATGAGCAATAGAATTCCTACAAAATTTGGTATATTAGAGTGTTCAAAcatgaatgaaaaatttaggTTTCATAGAACTCTTAATTATCTCCCCACATTGTTAAGAAGCTATAAGATATTGAGGCATCTTCAACACCGTGCTGCtacaaataattcattggAAAAATCAAGAGTTGTTAAAAGTATTATAATACTAACACTAATATCATGTCACTTAGCAATACAACAAGAGTTGTTTTACCGACAACATATAAAGTATAAAAGTACCCAAATTCTACGGCGGACCTTAgattctttgaaaagattggatgaattattgCACAAGTTCCACCTAGGTTTAAAGGAACAAACAATTCATCAGCATCTGTCAGTGAGTTTTAATGATTCCGATCTTCATTCCATTGaacttcaaaaaatatctaCACTAAAGAGCCTTTTAGCGTCAAGTCTAGatcaattatattttggTATGAAACATCTTGTTAAAGAATTGTTACCAATTTGTAATCCCAATGAACTATTAAAATACTGTGGAATGTATAGCATTGACATGTCAGATGTGCTCTGGTCCATCTTTGATGTGGGTATAACAATGGAGGGCAAATCGTTTAGAGCccattatttaaaaagatTTGTTCTTTGTTGCCTTCTATCTACTCAGCGGGAGGTGGGTATATCTACTAATTCTGTTACAGGTGCAGGTGGAGACATTTTATcccaaattttttttaccCTTCGAGTTCAAACGAATCCATCTGGAATGTATTTCAtgtggaaaatttcaaaagagtTGGAAAATTGGAACATAGTAATATTATCTTTAATATCAAACCTAGGAAATTACGAATACTTACTGGAATCGGTTACCGAACTGCAAAATCTCGCAACTGGGCTACCGATCACTAAAGTACAGAACACTCACCAAGAAAAGTCGATATGCTCCACGTTGACGTCATTGAGAATGattgaaaaacaattgaCAACTGCGTCATCTTTGGAACATATATCAGAAGACAAGCGGTCATTAATTATACACGAATTGAATGAGATTACAAAACTTTTGCAAGAAACGTTGTTCGACCATAAACTTAAAAATGGTATTACTCACCATTTAGGACAATCATCTGTAGTGTCGACTCCATCAGGTTCCAAGCAAGGATTCcatcttgatatttttagAACGAGTCCACACCTCACGAAGCGTAGAGTTGACCTCAGTGAAAAATGCGATATCCCTGTAGTATCTGATGATATGGACATAAACAGAAATGATCCTATCAAAACCGACACTCCCACGCATAAATATGATTTAGATAAGTTATCAGATGAAGAACTCAGAAGAAGACTTGATGAGGGTATTCAAAAGTTATCgatagaaaataaaaagagtAGAGAAAACTTGCGAACGAAGAAATCGATTGAACTGCTAAGACATCAAGCACGATTTGACTCGTTGTCCAATGAGGGCAGACCTCTTCATGataatcaaaaatattatccGCTTAATGAAGAGTGCATCCCAATAATTTATGAACTTGAGAACCTTAGGGAAAATTAGTCCTTACAAACATTTTATAGAATATTCTTTATCTAgcattaatattaatatataaacCCACGCACCATGAGCCGTCAATTTCACATAGCGCCAAAATTAACCTTAACGTGATGTTTGAAATCAATGATAATCATGTTGCCATATTTTTCGCTCGACCTAAGACTAGTATTTAAAAGAATTGAGTCTTTGGATATCTTTTGAGGTGTATAGGTATCTGTTGCAGATTGGTGAAGCGTTCAAGTGTACGTTTTGTTTTTCTAGccaattaataaaatcacatttttgaaagaataaacAAACTTCGATATTGAGAAGGCAGCATTTAAAAAGCCTGGGAtaattaatataatattcTGTACTTAATGACCTCATTAGATGGCAATAGAAAACGAGCTGGCTCGCTAAGAACTCAGATGTTTAATAAGCACCTCTACGATAAATTTACAGGAAAATCCAATACTTCAGCTggtaatgatgatgatattcAACTAGGAAACATCCCCGAGGGGtccaatgaaaataattttgatgtTCTGGAGGAGGATCTTGAagttgatgatgacgaagatGTCGCTGAAGTGGAAAATAACAATCAATTACCTAGCGTGTTGACGCGATTGTTGGATCTCCTATTAGATCGATCGAGAACTCTACGTTCCAAAGATGGGCGACATATACCTATATCTTTGGATCATTCCGTCGCTCAATTTCAACGCTATACAAATACAAAGCATAAAAAAAACGCTGGGCTTCTTATAGATGAAAGAACGTCCTCTGTTTActgtaataataatatcacTTCATCGAGATACACTATTTATTCCTTTTTTCCAAAACAGTTGTATGCCCAGTTTTCGAAAGTAGCAAACGTTTACTTCTTTGTTGTAGCAATACTTCAAATGATTCCAGGCTGGTCCACAACGGGTACCTACACGACAATTGTACCCCTATGTATATTTATGGGGATCTCTATGGCAAGAGAAGCGTGGGATGATTTTAGACGACATCGATtagataaagaagaaaataataagacATGTAGCATATTAACTAAAGAGTTTAGTAACAAACCAATGCCAGATGATGCACAACTGCCGTCAAGGCAGAATATTGATAATCTATCGAATGATAGTAATACAGATTATCTGAATACgaaatttaataatttcccatttttAGAGGAGCGGCATGGGGTACGAATCCAGGAGACTACATGGAGCAATCTACATGTAGGTGATTTTGTACTTCTGAAGCAGGATAATTGGGTGCCGGCAGACATTTTGGTGTTAACAAGTGATGGAGACAATAATGAGTGTTTTGTGGAGACAATGGCATTGGATGGTGAGACTAATTTAAAAGTGAAACAGCCGCATCCTGAACTGAATAAGCTAGCCTGCTCGGCGTCGGGTTTGGCAAATATAAATGCCTTAATCACCGTTGAAGATCCAAATAGTGACCTGTATAATTTTGAAGGGAACTTAGAATTGAcggataataataataattctttgaaaaagtATCCAGTTGGTCCAGATAATGTTGCATATCGCGGAAGTATAATTAGAAATACTGACAACGTTATTGGTATGGTTATCTATACTGGGAAGGAAACCAAGATTCGAATGAACGCCTTGAATAATCCACGTACTAAGGCACCGAAGTTACAAAAGAACATtaacatcattattacattCATGGTTTTTGTGGTTGctgtaatttctttattctcATATTTGGGACATGTCCTTCAGAATAAGAAAGCTATTGACGAAAATCAAGCATGGTATTTACTGACTAAAGATGCAGGTGCAGCTCCAACAATTATGtcatttattatcatgTACAATACAATTATTCCTCTGTCGTTGTACGTCACTATGGAGATTATAAAGGCCATGCAAAGTAAAATGATGGAATGGGATATCGATATGTACCATTCAGAGACAAATACCCCATGTGAATCTAGAACAGCTACCATTTTAGAAGAATTGGGTCAAGTATCTTACATGTTCAGTGATAAGACAGGCACCTTAACGGACAATAAGATGATATTTCGAAAATTTTCTATATGTGGATCTTCCTGGTTGCACAGTACTGATCTTGGCAGCAATGCTTTATATAAGGGGTCTCCAAATAGCAACAATAGCGATATTGATGTTGTATCCTTAGAAAATCAGAGTTTACTTGATAAATTTGTGAAGACAGAAGGATCTACTGAGCTTGATGCAAGAACGAACTTTCCTAATTTTCGAGCTTCGGTTGAATATAAAGGTACTTCGTCAGCAGTGTATACTGGAAGACCTAGTATGAGATCACTATATCCTCAAGATCTCCATTTAACACCGAACCCTTCCAGAAGTTCACGAGGAACAAGTGACGCGCCTGATAATATTAAGACATCTTTTGACCtgattcaatttattcaacATAACCCGAACACATTATTTGCAAAAAAAgccaaattcttcattctATCGCTGGCATTATGCCATACCTGCTTGCCAAAGAAATCGAACTTCCCTGAAGGAGGAGAAGATGTCATTGAATATCAATCATCATCACCGGATGAGTTAGCTTTAGTTACAGCGGCAAGGGATCTTGGGTACGTGGTCCTAAATAAAAATGCTGACGTATTGACGATAAAGACGTATCCAGATGGATTTGAGAACGAACCTATTTTTGAGgattatcaaattttaaattatattgattttaattctcaaagaaaaaggatGTCAGTACTAGTAAAGACCCCAGATGAACCGAATAAAGTTCTTCTGATTTGTAAAGGTGCAGATAATATGATTTTGGAACGTTTACAAGATCGTGACCTAGCATATCAGAAGATGGAAGATATCAATAGAAATACCAGGGAGCGTAAGGAATTGGAGGCAGGCCTGGTTATTGAGCAAAGAAAGTCACTTGAGCGAATGGCTTATGATGACGTACCAAGAAACTCTTTTAAGACATCTTTGTCAAGCAACCCTAAGCCAAGTTTATCCTTACAAGCTATGCGCCGTAGCTTTTCTCCAAGAAACAGGCGAACAGATGAAGGCCCTATTGATTCTATCGATCAATTTTTAGATAATGTTAAGCGTAGTGATATGGAGATTGATGAAGTCGTTCTTAATAGTAGAAAGTCACTAAGCAAGCAACAGTTGGAAAAATACGGGCCAAGATTATCTCTAGGATCTccttcaaataaagaaaaaccAGGAAATAAACCCAATGCTAAGCATTATTTGAAACCTGTTTCAACAGAGGACGCTAGAGTAGAGAAGGGAATGCTAGAATATATTGGGAGTGACGACTTGCTTTTAAACGATGGATACGTGATTGAAAAAACGATACAAgccattgatgaattttcGACAGAAGGGTTAAGAACCCTAGTGTATAGTTACAAATGGGTTGATCTTCAGGAATATCAACAATGGGAAGATCGTTATCATGATGCCAAAATATCGTTAACAAACCGTAAGAGTAAAATTGCCGAAGTCggtgaagaaattgaacaagatTTGCAACTTCTTGGTGCTACAGCTATTGAGGATAAATTACAAGAAGGAGTCTCTGAAGCGATTGAAAAGATAAGAAGGGCGGGaataaaaatttggatGTTAACTGGTGATAAACGAGAGACAGCCATCAATATTGGATATTCGTGTAAACTGATCTATGATTATTCAACAGTTGTGATTTTGGCCAAGGgtgatgaaaatattatttcgAAGATGAATGCGATCTCGCAAGAAGTTGATTCTGGTAATGTTGCGCATTGTgttatcatcattgatGGGTCAACCTTGGCTATGTTTGAAGGTAACCCAACTTTAATGTCCGTATTCATTGAGTTGTGTACAAAAACAGATTCTGTAATTTGTTGTCGAGCTTCTCCTTCTCAAAAATCGCTAATGGTTACAAACATTAGAAATTCTAATAAGAATTTGGTCACTTTAGCAATCGGAGATGGTGCCAACGATATTGCAATGATCCAATCAGCGGATATTGGTATAGGTATAGGTGGGAAAGAAGGTCTTCAAGCT
Coding sequences within:
- the DNF3 gene encoding aminophospholipid-translocating P4-type ATPase DNF3 (ancestral locus Anc_2.349), producing the protein MTSLDGNRKRAGSLRTQMFNKHLYDKFTGKSNTSAGNDDDIQLGNIPEGSNENNFDVLEEDLEVDDDEDVAEVENNNQLPSVLTRLLDLLLDRSRTLRSKDGRHIPISLDHSVAQFQRYTNTKHKKNAGLLIDERTSSVYCNNNITSSRYTIYSFFPKQLYAQFSKVANVYFFVVAILQMIPGWSTTGTYTTIVPLCIFMGISMAREAWDDFRRHRLDKEENNKTCSILTKEFSNKPMPDDAQLPSRQNIDNLSNDSNTDYLNTKFNNFPFLEERHGVRIQETTWSNLHVGDFVLLKQDNWVPADILVLTSDGDNNECFVETMALDGETNLKVKQPHPELNKLACSASGLANINALITVEDPNSDLYNFEGNLELTDNNNNSLKKYPVGPDNVAYRGSIIRNTDNVIGMVIYTGKETKIRMNALNNPRTKAPKLQKNINIIITFMVFVVAVISLFSYLGHVLQNKKAIDENQAWYLLTKDAGAAPTIMSFIIMYNTIIPLSLYVTMEIIKAMQSKMMEWDIDMYHSETNTPCESRTATILEELGQVSYMFSDKTGTLTDNKMIFRKFSICGSSWLHSTDLGSNALYKGSPNSNNSDIDVVSLENQSLLDKFVKTEGSTELDARTNFPNFRASVEYKGTSSAVYTGRPSMRSLYPQDLHLTPNPSRSSRGTSDAPDNIKTSFDLIQFIQHNPNTLFAKKAKFFILSLALCHTCLPKKSNFPEGGEDVIEYQSSSPDELALVTAARDLGYVVLNKNADVLTIKTYPDGFENEPIFEDYQILNYIDFNSQRKRMSVLVKTPDEPNKVLLICKGADNMILERLQDRDLAYQKMEDINRNTRERKELEAGLVIEQRKSLERMAYDDVPRNSFKTSLSSNPKPSLSLQAMRRSFSPRNRRTDEGPIDSIDQFLDNVKRSDMEIDEVVLNSRKSLSKQQLEKYGPRLSLGSPSNKEKPGNKPNAKHYLKPVSTEDARVEKGMLEYIGSDDLLLNDGYVIEKTIQAIDEFSTEGLRTLVYSYKWVDLQEYQQWEDRYHDAKISLTNRKSKIAEVGEEIEQDLQLLGATAIEDKLQEGVSEAIEKIRRAGIKIWMLTGDKRETAINIGYSCKLIYDYSTVVILAKGDENIISKMNAISQEVDSGNVAHCVIIIDGSTLAMFEGNPTLMSVFIELCTKTDSVICCRASPSQKSLMVTNIRNSNKNLVTLAIGDGANDIAMIQSADIGIGIGGKEGLQASRTADYSIAQFRFILKLLLVHGRYNYIRTAKFILCTFFKEITFYLTQLIFQRYTMFSGSSLYEPWSLSMFNTLFTSLPVLCIGMFEKDLKPMTLLTIPELYSMGRLSQGFNLIIFGEWVIQAAAYALLITFLNIIIWGETALSDHTMYPLGVINFTAIVALVNVKCQFIEMNNRNWVVFTSVILSCGGWLVWCCALPILNRSDVIYDVPYGFFYHFGKDITWWCSCFVLAVLPITIDIVYQTFKTMIWPSDADIFSVLEQKSEIRKKLEMGAYNEMKQGWTWEHDPNAFKRYKEKILTAHSRSGSYTDEEMEIGTREGNPKVFSKTTMKAEVPLNVQSKMNGNFSKYNPEEYETLPSGKIIKKQSMDSQSSSERPLNIASKLSKKLRFSLKSEPEEDIEEIIQQRMKDLE